Part of the Aquarana catesbeiana isolate 2022-GZ linkage group LG12, ASM4218655v1, whole genome shotgun sequence genome, TTGCAAAACCAACCCCTGTTTGAGAAACATGGATGTAGATGCTTTTCTATCGTTGCTTTATTGAATTTTGTGGAAAcacatgtgacgggagtcactttggatggggggcttgtggaacccagcttaccttagggGGGACACTGGAATCTCCTTGTCCAGCTCACCTGGTCCCCTCCTATCTATAAGTTACCATAtttctattaggggcacagggtgaccgagaaccacagtctgatctgtactaatcagactcactgtacaaccacaaaggaatattgtatatatatatatatatatatatatatatatatatatatatatatatatatatatactgtcagaTACCATTGTAGACTCCCtactagatcgtttgaggtgtggctgtgtcccattgttctattgtgtctgcctttggagaaaagtattatgggatgtatatttgatgtggattagctgtgaggagggaggggggaattcctccaacagctctccctgccgattggacagtctaccccgcccggTGTCATTATGCAAAGGGGGATGGTCCTCTGAGTGTATCTCTCTGTACTGtgcatgtgtttgaataaacagttctctccaaaagcccctgccccagctaggtctgtcacaacacaCACTGGGGGTCTTCAGCTGCCTTGAGCAATATAGGGCTTCTGGTGTGTTACTGTACCCTTAAGGAGGAGGGGGTGACTTAAAAGGCATACCTGCTCTCAATTTATTAAAATCTTTATCGGTGACTAGAGTGAGCCTTTAATGCAGGAACCCCCATCCATCTGACCATAGTCTAGTATTTCGCCATTATTAAACCTCTCCAGTATTGTATGCCCAGTTAAAGGGTGAAACGCACTAGCTACTTTTTTTGACCTTCTTTGATATTAATAAAGACAAGACCTGCTCAACTTACTTGGAACTTGTGTGGTGCGCTTACCCGTTCATTTCACTTACTTTTTTGTCACTCCCGACCCACCCCTAGCCTGATATTAAGGTTGAACAGGAGGTGACCTGTTCTGATGACCAGAGTCACTTATAAGGGGGTAGAACCGGCCCTCCTGTATGGGACCCCAGCAGTTCAACAGGGGGGGCAGCTTTATGGCACAGGCAGTTTCCCCCTCCCCGCATCACAGCtagcttttcctcctctccctcctgccgactGTCAGCTACTGCAGGAGGAACTACAGGGGGATCGGTTTCAGGGATTCCCCCCCCCTTCGCCACTCCGATCACCCCCACTCCTGTCCAGGATCCCCTTCTTCTGCAGATCTGAACCACTtgtgtctcacccccccccccccccccgtgtttactgtgcttcagtttgtgaatgaacaaggaGCCTCTGTATAGAGTGCTTACTGTTCGTTCATTCTGtagcagctgaggctacagagaaaggattGGGGACTTGTGTCCTCAATCACTTTCTCtgcctcaaaagtgagacatcaggggtctgtttagatccttttatatttcaccaaagtcccaaGGGGCTCTTAAAAAATATCTAAATAAAAGAAAACATAATTAAGATCTTGTTCACGTGGGTACTCTAGCCACGTGAATGGGTGGTTTGTTCATGTGACTGGAGTCATGTTCGGGGTTATGCACCTGCACCCACACATCCACCCAGGCAGAGGGGAATgacccctgtcaggtaggctgtacagggccccatgattacTAACACTAATCTGCCCAATGGGACAGAAAAAAAACCCGGTTCCCAAtttgaaaaaagtttgggctttagataaATATTAATTAAAACTATCAGGAAGATTCTTGTGTACACAAGTGTCTGAACTGAGACAAAaagcatggtgttttttttttttagcagaactcaGATTGCTAATGGGATGAGTTTACCAACTAGAACTTTAAACAATGCTATTCAAAGCCTTTCGAAAATGGCTCACAAAGTTAGGAAAAATCCAAATGGGCATGTACCCAATCACTAAGTAGACAGAAGGAACCACAAGGAACAGAGAATTTGAAAAGCATACCATGATTTTGTCTGTCAATGGAATATTTGGTGAACAGCTAATAGACTACTTACCTTGGCTGCATTACAGTAATCCCACTTTGGGACAAGGCTTTTCTGTTGGCCATGTGCAACAGCCAGATCTCTTTGTGGGTGAAAAGTCGAATGCTGAAAGCTTTATCTAACAGCTTCTCTACACAGACATATTGGGAGATGTTCTTCACAAAATTCTGGATGTCCTCCCTGATGTCCTGTCCTACATATTCAGTTTGGAGTTTGTACTGTTTGAGTAGGGCTAGAGCCACTCGATACAAGACTTTGTTGCCCTCAAGAAGAAAAACGTCAAAGACCCTAATGGCATACTCAAAGGGTAAGTCACCAAAGACCCAAGTTTGCCAGTCAGAGAAGACCTCTGCTGAATTTTCACAGTGGGAGATGATTAACTTATGACCGGCTTGACAATACTTCTTGGCCAAGTCACCAAAGGCCATGCTTGAGGCTTCGTAGGACAAGAAGCTTTGTTCAATGTAAGACTTGTGCGGATCAGTGCAAGAGATAAGACGGCAAGTCTTCTCGAAACATTCTGCCTCGTCTTCACTGAAGTGCATCAAGAGCGCCACCACTGCCGGCAAGGCGGGGGAATAGGTAATGTCTGGATACTGGTTACTAATACAGATCAGTACTTTCTTCACAGCCTTCTCTCCTCTAGCAGTGAGGCAGTACATGGGCAGAAGACAACCCTCCACAAACTCTGGCAAAGGATGGTCGATAGTGTCATCATGACCGAAGAGCCTCTCAGCTACATCATGGTAAACCTTGGCATTGGGTGTGAATATCCGGCAGTTGATGTCTTTGATGATCTTGTTGTAGGCCTCTGCTCTCAAGGTTCGATGGCTAGCCCAAATACCTTCCCTGGCCATCCGCTTGAGTTCCTTGGCAGAGAAGGGGATTTCCAAATGTGAGGGACCCTTTTTCTGAGGCTTGGTGGGGAACTGATCCCAGTCCACAAAATGGCCACAGTTAGCATAGTGAGAAGTGTCAATATCCCAGGCATTGTCGTCTGGCGTAACAATGATTGGTGGGGGGCAAAAGTCACTCATACCTGTTCAAtgagataaaaatagaaaaattatttACATACATAGAAAAATACTGTGGGTTTGACTTCCACAAGTCACATCCGAAACATTTAGAAAATAAATGTTGACTAAATAGATCAAGCCAAACATAGCAAATAACCGGACTTTACTGGCTCAGCATGGGAGACaacaaatatttataaaatataaccAACTTTAttgtacatgttaaaaaaaaacatagataaaaAGGAATACCCTCAATGACCTAAAGACCTCGCAGGGTTAAGAGTACAGTACCCTGTTGTGGAACAACCGTAAAATCaaaatatatatcacaaataaataaCATATCCATGGTCATAACAGTATATTGAATACAACTTTGTAGATCTCCAGTACGCAGGTCAACGCGTTTCACCAATtgttggcttcttcaggacccaataGGAAGGGGTAGTATCAATGGATGTAACGGGTCAAGGGATAGCCAAAATTGGCCCGGGGGCGGATACAGGGGCATCAGAGCAACCAGACAGGATATGTGGAAGATGGCATAACAGTATAAAGAATTTGGATGGTAGAGCAGGTGAAAGGACTTGGAACACACTATATTAtcacaagtattgggacgcctgcctttatacgcacataaactataatggcagcccattcttagtctgtagggttcaatattgagtaggcccaccctttgcagctctaaaagcttcaactcttctgggaaggccatccacaaggtttggagtgtgtctatgggaatgtttgaccattcttccagaagcgcttttgtgaggtcagctactgatgtcggacaagaaggcctggctagcagtctccagtcatctcaaaggtgttctatcgggttgaggtcagcactctgtgcaggccagtcaagttcctccaccccaaacgcgctcatccatatctttatggaccttgctttgtgccgtgcactggtgtgcagtcatgttggaacaggaaggggccatccccaaactgttcccacaacagttgggagcataaaatcgtccaaaatgtcttggtatgcgcaCGCCTttagtgttcccttcactggaagtggCCAAGCCgaaacccctgaaaaaaaaccccacacaataatcccccctccaccaaatgatttggaccagtgcacgaagcaaggtccataaagacatggatgagcaagcttggggtggaggaacttgactggcctgcacccaaCCTGACCTGAACCCAAAcctgacctgaacccaatagaacacctttgggatgaattagagcacagactgcgagccaggccttcttgtccaacataagtgcctgacctcacaaatgcgcttctggaagaactgtcaaacattcccatagctgcaaagggtgggccaactcaatattgaaccctacggacgaagactgggatgccattattaagttcatgtgcgtgtaaagtcaggcgtcccaatacttttggtaatatagtgtttatgGAGACCAAAAGAGTAGCCTAGAAAGCACCGATATTGCCAAattctaacagtatatacagtagaaaACATATTTGTACCCAGCATCTGCCAATACAGCGGCTTCCAGCAGGAAAGAGGGAAGTATACAGATACCAAAAGTCGGAAGGCTGTTCTCACACTGAGTCAAGGAATTTTCAGTCCCGGAGCATCATCCTGCTAACATGCCATGCCGCCAAACCGATGCAGGTCATTCCTTTTTATCCTTTTACctatgtgttttttaaaatgtgAGACACACCATCTGTCATGACAAGGTCCGCTGATGGTGTGTCTCACGGACCCCCTGAACACAGTCGGAACAAACCACAGTGGATCTCTTATTGCAGCCATGCTACTAATAGA contains:
- the LOC141113714 gene encoding TBC1 domain family member 24-like; the protein is MSDFCPPPIIVTPDDNAWDIDTSHYANCGHFVDWDQFPTKPQKKGPSHLEIPFSAKELKRMAREGIWASHRTLRAEAYNKIIKDINCRIFTPNAKVYHDVAERLFGHDDTIDHPLPEFVEGCLLPMYCLTARGEKAVKKVLICISNQYPDITYSPALPAVVALLMHFSEDEAECFEKTCRLISCTDPHKSYIEQSFLSYEASSMAFGDLAKKYCQAGHKLIISHCENSAEVFSDWQTWVFGDLPFEYAIRVFDVFLLEGNKVLYRVALALLKQYKLQTEYVGQDIREDIQNFVKNISQYVCVEKLLDKAFSIRLFTHKEIWLLHMANRKALSQSGITVMQPRQSGHMSVDILNFSSEIVTAQEMRVVWSWIPERFSLYPPVLLFSTLEHGYSLQRFYAHCEGFEPTVLLIKTTTSKVFGAYLSTDWNERRKCCGQVATFFGTGECFVFTVQPEMERYEWVVVRKPEMVKVAPPSPRSRPRSYSHGSRIALPPLRPHSSSMSSAPSSPSESSNFLTVPMEGNPSRLSPFLSVRHFQLPSKTASMFMSGNSQGFIIGGGGGQALNIDADLNVGRTEHCETFDNPPLCEENFHIQHLEVWGYQNS